The following are encoded in a window of Terriglobales bacterium genomic DNA:
- a CDS encoding PEP-CTERM sorting domain-containing protein produces MGKTIRKAALYAGLVLLCGAITSAYADTISFNFNSLSASANNTAVQNYMNGQLQAGEHVTVTGAKAGLNYNGDGHVVGPCDPNGSHTCHSTTLAADGGGNFIINASPIDTITMTFTGLNITHVSFDLEIFPDGTCPKQSTTCDATKANWPDFEFFADNALIQTWLAANPGDTAHGGSVYIHSPNSHYNHTELAPQLLVYDVTFDFPDGVTELSFKDWPATVGIDDLVITTPEPSGLMLLGTGLIGLAGLLRRKMIG; encoded by the coding sequence GTGGGAAAGACGATTCGCAAAGCGGCGCTGTACGCCGGATTGGTGTTGCTCTGTGGAGCCATCACCTCGGCATACGCTGACACGATTAGCTTCAATTTCAACTCGCTGAGCGCGAGCGCCAACAACACCGCGGTGCAGAACTACATGAATGGGCAGCTGCAAGCGGGAGAGCATGTGACGGTCACGGGCGCCAAGGCGGGGCTGAACTATAACGGAGACGGCCACGTGGTCGGCCCTTGCGACCCGAACGGTTCCCACACCTGCCACTCCACCACCCTGGCTGCTGACGGAGGGGGAAACTTCATCATCAATGCCTCTCCCATCGACACCATCACCATGACCTTCACCGGCCTGAACATCACTCACGTGAGCTTTGATCTGGAGATCTTCCCCGACGGCACTTGTCCCAAACAAAGCACCACGTGCGATGCCACCAAGGCGAACTGGCCTGACTTCGAGTTCTTTGCCGACAATGCGCTGATCCAGACCTGGCTGGCCGCCAATCCCGGCGACACGGCCCATGGTGGTTCGGTCTACATCCATTCTCCGAACAGCCATTACAACCATACAGAGTTGGCGCCGCAGCTCCTGGTCTATGACGTCACTTTCGATTTCCCGGATGGGGTCACGGAGCTCTCGTTCAAGGATTGGCCAGCCACCGTCGGCATCGATGATCTGGTCATAACCACTCCCGAGCCCTCGGGCCTGATGCTGCTCGGGACGGGCCTGATCGGGCTTGCCGGCTTGCTCCGCCGCAAGATGATTGGCTAA